Proteins from a single region of Chryseobacterium scophthalmum:
- a CDS encoding response regulator transcription factor, with translation METGTAQQKKSLAFINDRSPILDLICNEFTASGIEVIFRSETIEDGLHQLSILNTLPNICIIDLDFYEKKIIAKLQKLRTEYSSVKLIAHSDIDDEKVCKALLEIGFSSCLLIGSVTDDFKKTIDNAVNG, from the coding sequence ATGGAAACTGGTACCGCACAACAAAAAAAATCACTCGCCTTTATTAATGATAGAAGTCCGATTTTGGATTTAATCTGCAACGAGTTCACTGCTTCAGGCATTGAAGTAATATTTCGGTCTGAAACGATAGAAGATGGATTACATCAATTGTCAATATTAAATACACTACCTAACATTTGTATAATCGACCTTGATTTCTACGAAAAAAAGATAATAGCAAAACTTCAAAAATTGAGAACGGAATATTCCTCTGTAAAGCTAATTGCTCATAGTGATATTGATGACGAGAAAGTCTGTAAAGCTCTCTTGGAAATTGGTTTTTCGAGCTGTCTACTTATTGGTAGCGTTACGGATGATTTTAAAAAAACCATTGACAATGCTGTCAATGGCTGA